TGCCGGATCACAAATTCACGCGTCCGATCGACATGCAATTTGGCCCCGATGGTGCTTTGTATGTCGTCGAATATGGCGAAACCTGGGGCGTCAACGACGACGCCAAGTTGGTCCGGATCGACTACGTTCGCGGCAACCGACCGCCTGCCGCCATCGCCGCTGCCGAGAACAATACCGGCAAAGAGCCCTTGGCAGTCAAGCTTTTCAGCGAAGGCACGCTCGATAAAGATGGCGACGCGCTCAGCTATGCCTGGTACAAATATCGCGCCGGCGAACAGAACCCGAAGCCCGTTCTGATCTCCAAGGAAGCCAACCCGGAGATCGCCTTCACCGAGCCAGGCGTCTTCAACGTCGAGTTGAAAGTAACCGACCCATCTGGTGCGGAAGCGGTCGCTTCGGTTCCCGTGATCGTCGGCAATGCTCGGCCCCAAGTTTCGTTTGTGTCGCCCGTCGATGGCGAATTCTTCGATTCCGTCGCGGCGATTCGCTACGAACTGAAGGTCAAAGATATCGAAGATGGCACCTCCGACTTTGAGGAAGCGGACGAAACGGGTGCCGACGAGATCGATCAGGAAGCTCCGCGTCGTACGGCGCTGAATTTGAGCCTGGGAACCGGTAGCATTCCACGCGGTCCTGGCGGAGCGATCGACGACAACGATCCGATCGGGCTTCGCTTGATGAAGAAGAGCGACTGCTTCAACTGCCACGCAGTCGACAGCCTGCGAGTTGGTCCTCCGTTTTTGAAGGTGGCCGAAAAGTACCGTGGCAACGCGGAAGCTTTGGAAGCCTCAGTCAAACGCGTACGTGAAGGATCGGCAGGCGTCTGGGGCAAAGTCCCGATGCTGCCTCACTCGCAGCACTCGGTCGAAGAGATTCGCGACATGGTGAGTTGGGTTTATACACTTGAGAAAGACAACGCCGTCAAAGTGTTCGACGGGTTTGTCGGCAACATCGAACTGACGCCAGCGGAAGTCGAGAAGGCTGGCTACGTTCAACTCGAAGCGAGCTACCGTGATCTCGGCAACGGCGAAATTCCACCGCTAGTGGGTACCGCCAAGATCTATCTCCGACAGCGCAAGGTGGAAGCGGAAGATGCCGACGAAGTGCATGGCCCACGCATCCTGGGTGGACACACCGCTTCCGGCGGCAAGTTCCTCGGCTCGATCGATCACGACACCTACGCTCGTTTCGATCAGATTCCGATGGATCACGTCGGAGGGCTGACGTTCCGCGTCACCTCGGCAGGCTCTGGCGGTCGGATCGAGGCACGTATCGACGCCCTGGATGGCCCAGTTATCGGTTCGGCTGACGTTGAAGTGAATGGTAGCTGGGATGGCTTCCATGACGTCACGTCGAAGTTTGAACCGCAGAGCGGACGTCACGATATCTTCGTCGTGTTTGTCAATGAAAATCGCCGCGGAGGTCTGATGAACCTCGACAGAGTTACTTTTGAGCCCGTGAAGAACTAGTCCCGCTTGAAAGCGACCGGCATTCCCTGCTTTTGGGGAATGCCTAAAAATACGATACCTACCCTTACGGGCTAGTAACAAACACACCTGCCGCCGAATCTTGACACAATTGACTTGAGCTCCTTTTCCACACAACTCACTTCTGTTAACTTTGGATCAAAAGTTTTCCGTATTTTTTAGTTTTTTTCGCTATTTACGATTGCAGGCAGTCCAGGGAAGAACGATAAAAGCCGTAGCGATTTAGAACCCACTCTTGATCTCTTTACGGCGTGCAAATTAGCACTCTGTGAAATCATCTATCCAGGGTCTCTCTTTCGCGCCACTTATCATTCTCGCGATATCTTCGTTCCCGTCCTCGCTGCAGGAGCCTCAACCATGCCGCATTCGTCTGTTTTGATGCGTCGACACCCTAGAGCTTTTACTCTGGTCGAGCTGCTAGTCGTCATTGCCATTATCGGCGTTTTAATTGCCCTTCTGCTACCTGCAGTCCAACAGGCTCGTGAAGCCGCTCGTCGCTCGCAGTGCATTAACAATCTGAAGCAAATTGGTCTGGCGGCGCACAACCACCACGACACGTTCCTGAAGTTCCCAGCCGCGTTGTATAACCACAACAACGGCTATGCTCCCAACAACGAATCAGATCAGATTGGTCCGAACTGGGCCGTCAAGCTGTTGCCTTTCGTCGAACAGTCGGCCCTGTACGACATCTTCGAGGTGAACGAAAACAACGCCAACACGGTCGACAAGTGGCAGCGAGACGTGACCCTGCCCAATGGTCAGCTCGCCCGGGCCCAAGAGATCCCTGCTTACATGTGCCCATCCGACGCGGCATCGAAGACGCCTTACAGCGGTGTTGGCGGCAACTGGGGCCGTGGCAACTACGCTGCCAACGGCGGCTTCGGCTCGTGGTGGACCGATGGTCAATCCTACACCCCGAATGGCTACAGCACTTCGGTGAACTCCGACGGCTGTTTCACCGTGAACAAGGGCCGCAACATGGCCGCTGTGACTGACGGCACCTCGAACTCGGTTCTGGTCGCTGAAGTCCGTATCGGTGAAGTCGATACCGATCAGCGTGGCGTGTGGGCGATGGGCGTTTCAGGCTCGAGCATCGTCAACAACTTCTCGCGTGGTGACTGCCACGGCCCGAACGACAAGAATGGCAACTCGGACGACGTCTACGACTGCCAGGACTTCGCCGATGGCACCGGCGGTTGCTGGGAAGGTTGCACCAACACCCAGGCCGTGGCTCGCTCGCTGCACCCCGGCATCGTCAACGTGGTGATGATCGACGGTAGCGTCCGTAGCGTGGCCGAAACAATCGACCAGCCAACGTGGGCCTTCATGCATGCCATCCGCGATGGTGTGCCTTACCAGAAGCCGTAGTCCCAGCTTCGTCGACATCAGGACGATCCGCAGCGTATCTCCTCCGTTGCGGATCGTTTTCTCACTTGATCCCACGACGCAGTCGTTTGGCCAAAGGGGCATTGGCCCAACGTCTGTGGTCGTGGGTACTTTCTTCCAATCTCTCGATTGAAAAGGTCCTCGAACGTGACTGCTTCTCGCCTGTTTCTTTTGCTTGGTGCTTGTACGTTTCTATTCGCCAGCGGCTGTGGTGAAGCCGGCTCGAAAGTCTCTGGCACGCTCTCCAACGGCGGTGAGTCGCTGCAAGTCAGTGACCAAGGAGACCTGCAGATTCACTTCATCCAAGAGCAAGGTGGCACGTTGACCGGTCAGACTTTCATGACCAGTGTCGATTCGAGTGGCCATTTCGAGGCGGAAGTTCCTGCGGGCGAATATCGGATCGCGGTGCAGCAGTTGGATCCCTATCCGAACGTCGATAAGCTGAAGGGGAAATTCAGTCAGAACAAGACCCCGATCAAGCAAGCCATCCAACCTGGCGACAAACTGGAAATCGACCTCAGCAGCTATGAAAAGTAACGCCAGTAAATATCTCGCCCTGGCAATCACTCTTCTTCTCGTCGCATCGGTGGCCTGGTTTATTACCCGGCCACGTTGGCCTCGCCCGAATCCCGATCTTTCTGGAATGGTTCAAGCCCGTGTGCCATTCCCGATTGTCTTCACCTCGCGCAGCAACGATGCCAGCATGCGAGCGGCAGCCGACGAAGGAGAGCAGTTCAGCTATCCTGGTCAGTCGCTATGGCAGGCCAGCGAAGGACGGCTGCGGATGCTTTTGCCCAGCGGTCAGGTCAGCGAGCTGACTTGGGAAAAGCCGTTGCCGGATGGCTCGACGCTGATCGACGTGATGAGCCCCAGCATCTCGCCCGATGGACGAAAGATCGTCTTCGCCGGTCGCAAGGCTGCACCAGACGCGGGGCACTTCCGCTTGTACGAGATCGGCGTCGATGGCGAAGGACTTCGGCAACTGACTGGCGGCCCGGACGATATGGGATGCACGCAAGTTCCGCCGATGCGTTATGCCGAGCACGGCACTCAGATGCTAAGCGACGACGAACGTCGAAAGATCGACTATGACGATGTCGATCCGACGTACGCCCCTGGTGGGCATATCGTCTTCGCCTCGAGCCGTACCCCAGACCTCGGGCGTGACCACGCGCGAAGAAGCACGACGCTGTGGATCATGAACGAAGATGGCCGCGACAAGAAGCCTTTGTCAGCTAATCGTAACAACGACCGCTGGCCCTGGATCGCAGACAACGGCTACATCGTCTTCAGTCTCTGGAGCCGCAACCGAGAAGTGGTCTCGGCGGATCAACGTTCAATCGTGCCGATCAGCACGGTCGAAAGCTCGGCGACGCTTCCGACCGATCAGTGGCTGGGGGCCCACATCGAACCCAACGGCGACTACTTCGGCAGTGTGCTCAAAACGCGAGAGCCCGTCTGGCGTCCGCGTCGACTCGAAAACGACAACTTCGCCTTCATGACGCCAACCGCAGATGGCACGCTGACCGTCGTCCAAGCTAAGGCTGGCACCATTTCCAGCTCTCCGAGTTCGCTTGCCGCCGACTCGAAGCTGCCTGCTTCCAGCGATTCGGCAGTAGTTGCTGGGCCAACGCAAGATCAAGCGGGAAATCCTCTGCAACTTGCCACGCCGTCGATGGGACCAGGCCACAAGATCTTGCTTGCCGGCAATGTAGCCAGCGACTCGGGGGAATGGAGTCGAGAAAACTTCGGCATCTACATGGCGGAAGATAACTGGGAACGCGGCAACTCGGCCGAAGAGATGAAGCTGACCCAGTTGTTCGACGATCCGCAACTGGTCGATGCCGAGCCGGTCGCTGTGATGCCACGACCGATTCGGTACAACTATCAAAGGTTGGAAGTCGACCAGGGGATGGCAACCGTCGCGATGATCAATGGCGAGACGCATGTCGGGCCGACCGCTCGGGTCCACAACTCGGCGATCTACCTTGAAAACAATCGCGACGCCCCAGGACAGATGCCTACCCAGGGAGACTCGCCGATCTTCAGCGCACCGCCGCGTGATTTGATCGAGAAGATCCATATCTACGCATCGCATCGCGATCGCTTCGACGCGCCGGACACGCTACGCGTACCAGGTGGATTTGAACTGGTTCTGGAGGTTCCGATCGATCAAGACGGGTTCGAGTTCCGCATTCCGCCCGGTTCGCCAACCGTGCTGGCCGGGATCGATCCTAAAGGGAAGATCGCCAGTTGGCAGGGGAGGGGACTGAACGAGGATGGCGAGATGCCTCGATTCTTCGCCTTTGCCGGCGACCACTACAGCGGCGCTCGACCTGGATTTACGCACTTCTGCACCGGCTGTCATACCGGGCACAGCGGCACACCGACGCTGCGTAAGCCGCCGAAATAACGGCGTCCGCTACCGTTGCCGATTACGCAATTCGGGGCGATCTCGCGTGAAAATGCATGTTTCAGGCGAAAGTAAATTGCCGCTAACGAATCGCTTAGGTGATTTTAAGGAACTCTATCTTCCTTAACATTTTCCGCCCGATGTGCCATTACAAAATAAATATTTTTTGGCACAATTCAAATTACATCGCGCGGGCCGAATTCGATTCGACAGCCTCCCCGTCGCGACTTGTCACTCAGGCCCGATCGATTCGCTTCTCGATTTAGGCCAAGCCTCTTAATCTCATCTTCTCAACTTGAGGAACGCTCATCATGCGCGTCGTTGGACTCGCCGGACGCTCTCGGCACGGCTTTACCCTGGTCGAATTGTTGGTGGTGATTGCCATCATTGGTGTATTGATCGCACTGCTGCTTCCCGCGGTACAGCAAGCCCGCGAGGCAGCTCGTCGCATGCATTGCGGCAACAACATGAAACAGATGGGGATCGCGATTCACAACTATCACGATACCTATCGCTACTTTCCACCAGGCCGCGTTCAATCGGGCGAGCCTTATTGGGGTAACTGGTGCATCGCGATTCTGCCATTCATCGAACAGAATGCCCTGTACGAATCGTACGATCACACAGTGACCTGCGACCATGCCAACAATGCCGACGAAGTGAAGATGCGACTGGAAGCGTTCATCTGTCCTAGCGACACGATGCCGACTCCGATTCGCCAGCCTTCGTCCGGGTTCGCTCGTGACGCCCACGCCATGTCCTACAAAGGGATGAGCGGGTACGTCGAAAACGAAGCGTACAACTGGGACCACATCAAAGAAGTTGACATGACGACGCAGAAGTGGAAAGGCATCTTCCACAGCGTCGGCAACTACAACAACGACAAGCTGAACTTCGAGAAGATGGCCTCGGTCACCGATGGCACTTCCAACACCTTGATGGTGGGTGAATTTCATCAACCGAAAGATGAAGCTGGCCGTGGCGCCTTCTGGGCACACTCCAAGTGGGGCTATGGTGTCGGGTACGTGATTCTCGATCCGTACATCTTCGGCAACGAATACAACACCTGCACGGCCAATACCAGTACGAACGTTTGCCGACGGGCCTGGGCTTCGCATCACCCCGGCGGCATGAACTTCCTGCGTGCCGATGCGTCGACGTTTTTCCTGCCAGAAACGATCGACCTGCGTATCTTCGGCGCTCAAGCGACGATGGGCAATGGCGAAGTCGAGCGGATCAACTAGTCCGCTTTCGTATTATCGCGTTGCT
This genomic interval from Bremerella sp. JC817 contains the following:
- a CDS encoding DUF1559 domain-containing protein, which translates into the protein MPHSSVLMRRHPRAFTLVELLVVIAIIGVLIALLLPAVQQAREAARRSQCINNLKQIGLAAHNHHDTFLKFPAALYNHNNGYAPNNESDQIGPNWAVKLLPFVEQSALYDIFEVNENNANTVDKWQRDVTLPNGQLARAQEIPAYMCPSDAASKTPYSGVGGNWGRGNYAANGGFGSWWTDGQSYTPNGYSTSVNSDGCFTVNKGRNMAAVTDGTSNSVLVAEVRIGEVDTDQRGVWAMGVSGSSIVNNFSRGDCHGPNDKNGNSDDVYDCQDFADGTGGCWEGCTNTQAVARSLHPGIVNVVMIDGSVRSVAETIDQPTWAFMHAIRDGVPYQKP
- a CDS encoding PQQ-dependent sugar dehydrogenase → MVRTLMVLGLLTATCHQLPAEETPFDPTRLEVTTLATQLKQPMELAVAPDGRIFYIEIKGQLKVYDPVSRQTSLVGEVEVTTAQENGLIGLALDPNFAENNWLYLQYSPPEFSGQHVSRFTVVDGKLDMASEKLLLKYEEQRLQCCHHAGSLEFGPDGCLFIGTGDNTHPHGDSHGYAPIDEREEKFPWDAQKSASNTKSYNGKVLRIRPMADGTYEIPDGNLFPKDGSQGHPEIYVMGCRNPWRISVDQKTGYLYWGEVGPDAGNDGPRGPRGYDEVNQARKAGNFGWPYFIADNQPYHDVDFTTEKIGAKFDPAHPVNESPNNTGIRDLPPATEAFIYYPGSAFEKFPEVGSGGRTACAGPSYDFDPANPSQTKFPPHYSRCVFVYEWTRHWILAVHLTEESDIAKIEPFMPDHKFTRPIDMQFGPDGALYVVEYGETWGVNDDAKLVRIDYVRGNRPPAAIAAAENNTGKEPLAVKLFSEGTLDKDGDALSYAWYKYRAGEQNPKPVLISKEANPEIAFTEPGVFNVELKVTDPSGAEAVASVPVIVGNARPQVSFVSPVDGEFFDSVAAIRYELKVKDIEDGTSDFEEADETGADEIDQEAPRRTALNLSLGTGSIPRGPGGAIDDNDPIGLRLMKKSDCFNCHAVDSLRVGPPFLKVAEKYRGNAEALEASVKRVREGSAGVWGKVPMLPHSQHSVEEIRDMVSWVYTLEKDNAVKVFDGFVGNIELTPAEVEKAGYVQLEASYRDLGNGEIPPLVGTAKIYLRQRKVEAEDADEVHGPRILGGHTASGGKFLGSIDHDTYARFDQIPMDHVGGLTFRVTSAGSGGRIEARIDALDGPVIGSADVEVNGSWDGFHDVTSKFEPQSGRHDIFVVFVNENRRGGLMNLDRVTFEPVKN
- a CDS encoding DUF1559 domain-containing protein — its product is MRVVGLAGRSRHGFTLVELLVVIAIIGVLIALLLPAVQQAREAARRMHCGNNMKQMGIAIHNYHDTYRYFPPGRVQSGEPYWGNWCIAILPFIEQNALYESYDHTVTCDHANNADEVKMRLEAFICPSDTMPTPIRQPSSGFARDAHAMSYKGMSGYVENEAYNWDHIKEVDMTTQKWKGIFHSVGNYNNDKLNFEKMASVTDGTSNTLMVGEFHQPKDEAGRGAFWAHSKWGYGVGYVILDPYIFGNEYNTCTANTSTNVCRRAWASHHPGGMNFLRADASTFFLPETIDLRIFGAQATMGNGEVERIN